The Devosia sp. SD17-2 genome includes a region encoding these proteins:
- a CDS encoding MaoC family dehydratase yields the protein MDSGWTQSVNDLVAFHDVTVTADDIAVFVRLSGDDYEAHTDPDIMAKTSFGGIIAHGALLVGYMSAAGTRAIRLARERGNDCSPVSLGYEAMRFVAPVYPGDSLRVAYRVKSIDETRRRSTAVIEITNQKDAVVAVADHIMKWLKTE from the coding sequence ATGGATAGCGGCTGGACACAATCGGTCAATGACCTCGTGGCCTTCCACGACGTGACGGTGACGGCAGACGATATTGCAGTCTTCGTTCGGCTGAGTGGCGACGATTATGAGGCCCATACCGATCCCGACATCATGGCCAAGACCAGCTTTGGCGGGATCATCGCCCATGGCGCCCTGTTGGTCGGCTACATGTCAGCGGCGGGCACCCGTGCGATCCGCCTGGCGCGCGAGCGCGGAAATGACTGCTCGCCGGTATCGCTCGGCTATGAGGCAATGCGGTTCGTCGCGCCGGTCTATCCCGGTGACAGCCTGCGCGTGGCTTATCGCGTGAAGTCCATTGATGAGACCCGCCGGCGTTCCACCGCAGTCATTGAAATCACCAACCAGAAAGACGCGGTGGTGGCGGTAGCAGACCACATCATGAAGTGGCTGAAAACAGAGTAG
- a CDS encoding thioesterase family protein: protein MTKRLPPAQRDEFSWFASITLRWNDIDIFGHVNNARYYEFFDTTVVGFLHEADLGFGTGGAAMVVAENGCRFHREVKFTDSLEMGLRVEHIGTSSVRYGLAAFVNGESSAAADGHFIHVFVDPASKRPAPLDPAVRSHLESILTLTA from the coding sequence ATGACAAAGCGTTTGCCGCCCGCCCAGCGCGATGAGTTCAGCTGGTTTGCCAGCATTACGCTGCGCTGGAACGACATCGATATTTTCGGGCACGTCAATAATGCCCGCTATTACGAATTCTTCGACACGACAGTGGTCGGTTTCCTGCATGAGGCCGATCTCGGATTCGGTACGGGCGGTGCCGCCATGGTGGTCGCCGAAAATGGCTGCCGCTTCCATCGCGAGGTCAAATTCACCGACAGCCTCGAGATGGGGCTGCGGGTCGAACATATCGGCACGTCATCCGTGCGCTACGGACTGGCCGCTTTCGTCAATGGCGAGAGCAGTGCAGCCGCCGACGGTCACTTCATCCATGTATTCGTCGATCCGGCCAGCAAGCGTCCGGCACCCTTAGACCCCGCTGTGCGGAGCCATCTCGAAAGTATTCTGACACTCACGGCCTGA
- a CDS encoding mandelate racemase/muconate lactonizing enzyme family protein has product MSKASIIKSVDAFQLAWRPEDPPGRRSAFVRVTTEEGLVGYGEASPMHGGEHSLWVLRDAAASLVGADVLDHSVIYDRLLHRYVKLGPEGAVTGALAALDIALWDLKGKLFNLPIYKLLGGAWRTEVPFYASIGGNANRTVDETVRVVEQRWLAEKPAAIKIRWDGDRTRQDYDIPGDIAKAKAVRKLVGDDYPLAFDANNQYSVGGAIRVGRALEELGYIWFEEPVQHYDVRAMGEVAQRLDITVSAAEQTYTTQALVDIINAGVRMVQPDIVKMGGITGLMQCAAIAYAHGVELVPHQTQPTIGHMANLHVLATIMHLTKPAEFADPDDRMHPAFVNPPKPVDGKFQIPEGPGLGLELNEDVLENRRVR; this is encoded by the coding sequence ATGTCCAAAGCGTCCATTATCAAGTCAGTCGACGCCTTCCAGCTAGCCTGGCGGCCAGAGGATCCGCCGGGTCGGCGCAGCGCATTTGTGCGTGTGACCACCGAGGAAGGTCTCGTGGGCTATGGCGAAGCTTCGCCCATGCACGGCGGCGAGCACTCGCTCTGGGTGCTGCGCGATGCGGCCGCTTCCCTAGTCGGTGCCGATGTGCTCGATCACTCGGTGATCTACGATCGGTTGCTGCACCGCTATGTCAAGCTCGGGCCTGAAGGTGCCGTGACAGGCGCGCTTGCAGCCCTCGACATTGCGTTGTGGGACCTCAAGGGTAAGCTCTTCAACCTGCCGATCTACAAGCTGCTGGGCGGGGCCTGGCGGACGGAAGTGCCGTTCTATGCCTCGATCGGGGGCAATGCGAACCGAACCGTGGACGAAACGGTGCGTGTCGTCGAGCAGCGCTGGCTGGCGGAAAAGCCGGCCGCGATCAAGATCCGCTGGGACGGCGACCGTACGCGTCAGGACTATGATATTCCCGGCGATATCGCCAAGGCCAAGGCCGTGCGCAAGCTCGTCGGCGACGACTACCCGCTCGCCTTCGACGCCAACAATCAATATTCCGTCGGTGGCGCCATCCGCGTCGGCCGGGCGCTCGAGGAGCTGGGCTACATCTGGTTCGAAGAGCCGGTGCAGCACTATGACGTGCGCGCCATGGGCGAGGTTGCCCAGCGTCTCGACATCACGGTGTCGGCGGCCGAGCAGACCTATACGACCCAGGCGCTGGTCGACATCATCAATGCGGGCGTGCGCATGGTGCAGCCCGACATCGTCAAGATGGGTGGCATCACCGGCCTGATGCAGTGCGCGGCAATTGCCTATGCGCATGGTGTCGAGCTGGTGCCGCACCAGACCCAGCCGACGATCGGCCACATGGCCAATCTGCATGTGCTGGCCACCATCATGCACCTGACCAAGCCGGCCGAATTCGCCGACCCCGATGACCGCATGCATCCCGCGTTCGTCAATCCACCAAAACCCGTCGACGGCAAGTTCCAGATTCCAGAAGGCCCGGGTCTCGGCCTGGAGCTGAACGAAGACGTGCTCGAGAACAGACGCGTTCGCTAA
- a CDS encoding ABC transporter substrate-binding protein has protein sequence MTLNRRNFMELAAASTALTAVGVTAASAQDNDVIRIGIAANNPRHSDPNQTTQGPDNWAVEQMYEQLVRPDDGKFALAPDDYKPVLATEWSVSEDAKTWTFKLREGVQFHRGYGEMTSEDVVFTFLKAKEFGTGRVIFANIEDAVANGPYEVVITLKQPDVNFLGTTVFSLNANIVSKKAYEEIGVEKFTTDAVGTGPYELAKYDAESGTYLTRFADYWGEPAKVANIECLYIADTTARTLALVSGQVDMIEAVRAPGWIDSILQRDPSMKVDMTVPGSFNTLHVNLTRAPFDNILVRRALMHAIDRNLVAEALAPMGGVLVGLQPDFFPPGLKTEDLPEELRYEYNPEKSKALLAEAGFPDGVSFDALCSQREDYSSTMLIVQELIRPAGFNMNLIIGDHTAYHADNRSDKNTLAMHASSYPPIPTQIYIQQLYSKAEVKADGSGGGNYSHYGVAMPGVDELLEQALAATNYDTYLDLCRQIELQVLRDLPLIGLSTLSYTMVRNPRLDLGYEVESGYARWRLHRATKA, from the coding sequence ATGACTTTGAACCGTCGCAATTTCATGGAGCTGGCAGCAGCTTCGACGGCACTCACCGCAGTGGGCGTGACTGCGGCCAGCGCGCAGGACAATGATGTTATCCGCATCGGTATTGCCGCGAACAACCCGCGTCATTCGGATCCGAACCAGACGACGCAGGGTCCGGACAACTGGGCTGTCGAGCAGATGTACGAGCAGCTCGTGCGCCCTGATGACGGCAAGTTTGCGCTGGCGCCAGACGACTACAAGCCTGTGCTGGCCACCGAGTGGTCGGTTTCGGAAGACGCCAAGACCTGGACGTTCAAGCTGCGCGAGGGCGTGCAGTTCCATCGCGGCTATGGCGAGATGACCTCGGAGGACGTGGTCTTCACCTTCCTCAAGGCCAAGGAGTTCGGCACCGGCCGGGTGATCTTCGCCAATATCGAGGATGCGGTGGCCAATGGCCCTTATGAAGTGGTGATCACGCTCAAGCAGCCGGACGTCAATTTCCTCGGCACCACGGTGTTCTCGCTCAATGCGAACATCGTGTCCAAGAAGGCCTATGAGGAAATCGGGGTGGAGAAGTTCACCACCGACGCCGTGGGCACTGGTCCCTATGAGCTGGCCAAGTATGATGCCGAGAGCGGCACCTATCTGACACGCTTTGCCGATTACTGGGGCGAGCCGGCAAAGGTCGCCAATATCGAGTGTCTCTATATCGCCGACACCACGGCGCGCACGCTGGCGCTGGTTTCCGGCCAGGTCGACATGATCGAAGCCGTGCGTGCACCGGGCTGGATCGACAGCATCCTGCAGCGCGATCCGAGCATGAAGGTCGACATGACCGTGCCGGGTTCGTTCAACACGCTGCACGTCAATCTGACCCGCGCGCCGTTCGACAATATCCTCGTGCGCCGGGCGCTGATGCACGCAATCGACCGCAACCTCGTGGCAGAGGCGCTGGCGCCGATGGGCGGCGTGCTGGTCGGCCTGCAGCCGGACTTCTTCCCGCCAGGCCTCAAGACCGAGGACCTGCCCGAAGAGCTGCGCTACGAATACAATCCGGAAAAGTCGAAGGCCCTGCTGGCGGAAGCCGGCTTCCCCGACGGCGTCAGCTTCGATGCGCTCTGCAGCCAGCGCGAGGACTATTCCTCGACCATGCTGATTGTGCAGGAACTGATCCGTCCAGCCGGGTTCAACATGAACCTCATCATCGGCGATCACACGGCCTATCACGCCGACAACCGCTCGGACAAAAACACGCTGGCGATGCACGCGTCGAGCTATCCGCCGATCCCGACGCAAATCTATATCCAGCAGCTTTATTCGAAGGCCGAGGTTAAGGCTGACGGTTCGGGTGGCGGCAATTACAGCCATTATGGCGTCGCCATGCCGGGTGTCGATGAACTGCTTGAGCAGGCTCTCGCCGCCACCAATTACGATACTTATCTCGACCTCTGCCGCCAGATCGAGCTGCAGGTTCTGCGTGACCTGCCGCTGATCGGCCTGTCGACCCTGAGCTACACCATGGTGCGCAATCCGCGTCTCGACCTCGGCTATGAGGTGGAGAGTGGCTATGCGCGCTGGAGGCTACACCGCGCCACCAAGGCGTAA
- a CDS encoding ABC transporter substrate-binding protein produces the protein MTLNRRNFMELAAATTALTAFGVSSARAQNADTFRMGIAANNPRHSDPNLTTQGSDNWATEQMYEQLVRPDDGRFALTQDEYLPTLATEWTQSDDAKVWTFKLREGVQFHRGYGEMTSEDVVFSYERAIAGGTNKTILSNIESVVANGPYEVTITLKQPDVNLLGTSIFNNNTSIISKKAYEEIGAEAFATDAVGTGPYELVEFNPESGTKMTRHEGYWGDKAKIANVECVYIADTTARTLALLSGEVDCIEAVRAPGWIDSMLQRDPNLKIDMTTPGSFNTLHINLTRAPFDNLLVRQALMHAIDREAVAAALAPMGGTMNGLQPDFFPAGFKKEELPEELQYNYDPEKSRALLAEAGYPDGISFSALCSQREDYSSTMLIVQELIRPAGFNMDLQIIDHTAYHADNRSDKNTLAMHSSSYPPIPTQIYFQQLASASEVKSDGTGGGNYSHYGVAMPGIDDLLAQALVASDYETYLDLCKQIELQVLRDLPLIGLSTLGFTAVRRDEVDLGYEVESGYARWRFHRATKTV, from the coding sequence ATGACTTTGAACAGACGTAATTTCATGGAGCTGGCGGCGGCTACGACGGCGCTTACAGCTTTTGGCGTGAGCTCGGCACGGGCCCAGAACGCTGACACATTCCGCATGGGCATCGCGGCCAACAACCCGCGCCATTCGGACCCCAATCTGACCACTCAGGGGTCGGATAACTGGGCGACCGAGCAGATGTATGAGCAGCTCGTGCGGCCCGATGACGGGCGCTTCGCGCTGACGCAGGACGAATATCTGCCGACGCTGGCGACCGAGTGGACACAGTCGGACGACGCCAAGGTGTGGACGTTCAAGCTGCGCGAAGGCGTGCAGTTCCATCGCGGCTACGGAGAGATGACCTCGGAAGACGTGGTGTTCTCCTATGAGCGCGCCATTGCTGGCGGCACCAACAAGACCATTCTCTCCAATATCGAGAGCGTCGTGGCCAATGGCCCCTATGAGGTGACGATCACCCTCAAGCAGCCAGACGTGAACCTGCTGGGCACCTCGATCTTCAACAACAATACCTCGATCATCTCCAAGAAGGCCTATGAGGAGATCGGCGCGGAAGCTTTTGCGACCGATGCCGTGGGCACCGGCCCTTATGAGCTGGTCGAGTTCAACCCCGAGTCCGGCACGAAGATGACGCGCCACGAGGGCTATTGGGGCGACAAGGCCAAGATCGCCAATGTCGAGTGCGTCTATATCGCCGACACCACGGCGCGCACGCTGGCGCTCCTTTCCGGCGAAGTTGACTGCATCGAGGCCGTGCGTGCTCCGGGCTGGATCGACTCCATGCTCCAGCGCGACCCGAACCTCAAGATCGACATGACGACGCCGGGCTCGTTCAACACGCTGCACATCAATCTGACGCGCGCGCCGTTCGATAACCTCCTGGTCCGCCAGGCGCTGATGCATGCAATCGACCGCGAGGCCGTCGCTGCGGCCCTGGCTCCGATGGGCGGCACGATGAACGGGTTGCAGCCGGACTTCTTCCCGGCCGGCTTCAAGAAGGAAGAGCTGCCCGAAGAACTGCAGTACAACTATGACCCGGAAAAGTCCCGGGCACTGCTGGCCGAGGCTGGCTATCCCGACGGCATCAGCTTCAGCGCTCTCTGCAGCCAGCGCGAGGACTATTCCTCGACCATGCTGATCGTGCAGGAACTGATCCGTCCGGCCGGGTTCAACATGGACCTGCAGATCATCGACCATACCGCCTATCACGCGGACAATCGCTCGGACAAAAACACCCTGGCGATGCACTCCTCGAGCTATCCGCCGATCCCGACGCAGATCTATTTCCAGCAGTTGGCATCGGCTTCTGAGGTGAAGTCCGATGGCACGGGTGGCGGCAATTACAGCCACTACGGCGTTGCCATGCCCGGCATCGACGACCTGCTGGCGCAGGCGCTCGTTGCTTCGGACTACGAGACTTATCTCGACCTCTGCAAGCAGATCGAGCTTCAGGTGCTGCGTGACCTGCCGCTGATCGGTCTGTCGACCCTGGGCTTCACGGCCGTGCGCCGGGACGAGGTCGACCTCGGATACGAAGTTGAAAGCGGTTATGCCCGCTGGCGCTTCCATCGCGCGACCAAGACGGTCTGA
- a CDS encoding ABC transporter permease — translation MARYLLLRLGDAIPTLFMVLTLVFIAMRILPGDPALAALGDAALPEQLAEFRERMGLNVPLWQQYFNFLGGVLTLDFGRSLLTNTPVLQLIAQNLPYTIELTVAAMLMGIVAGLPMGVMAATNRNKAPDGVVRVFSLIGYAIPDFFLGAILLITFSLNMGWFPINGAGSNFVSRLHHLFLPALTLAFVKAAFLGRLTRTSLLEVLGKDYVRTARAKGAKENRVIYRHGLRNALLPITTGLGLSLLSTLSGSVAVELVFNRPGIGRLLIDAIAQRDYAVIQGGVLVFAGFVVLINLLMDLVYVVVDPRVRVS, via the coding sequence ATGGCCAGATATCTGCTCTTACGCTTGGGTGATGCGATCCCCACCCTTTTCATGGTGCTGACGCTGGTGTTCATCGCCATGCGCATCCTGCCCGGCGACCCCGCACTGGCGGCGCTCGGTGATGCGGCACTACCCGAGCAGCTGGCCGAATTCCGCGAGCGGATGGGGCTCAACGTCCCCCTCTGGCAGCAATATTTCAATTTTCTCGGCGGCGTGCTGACGCTCGATTTCGGTCGCTCGCTGCTGACCAATACGCCGGTGCTGCAGCTGATCGCGCAGAACCTGCCTTATACGATCGAACTGACCGTCGCCGCCATGCTGATGGGCATTGTCGCCGGCCTGCCGATGGGCGTGATGGCTGCGACCAACCGCAACAAAGCCCCGGACGGGGTGGTGCGGGTGTTCTCGCTGATCGGCTATGCCATTCCCGACTTTTTCCTCGGCGCGATCCTGCTTATCACGTTCTCGCTCAATATGGGCTGGTTCCCGATCAATGGGGCAGGGTCCAACTTTGTCAGTCGGCTGCACCATCTGTTCCTGCCGGCGCTGACGCTGGCCTTCGTGAAAGCTGCCTTCCTCGGCCGCCTGACACGTACCAGCCTGCTCGAAGTTTTGGGCAAGGACTATGTGCGGACGGCGCGCGCCAAAGGCGCCAAAGAAAATCGAGTCATTTACCGGCACGGCCTGCGCAATGCGCTGTTGCCGATCACGACCGGGCTGGGGCTGAGCCTTCTCTCGACGTTGTCCGGTTCGGTGGCGGTGGAGCTGGTGTTCAACCGTCCCGGCATCGGGCGCCTGCTCATCGATGCGATCGCGCAGCGCGACTACGCCGTGATCCAGGGCGGGGTACTGGTGTTCGCCGGTTTCGTGGTGCTCATCAACCTCCTGATGGACCTTGTTTATGTTGTTGTCGATCCACGCGTGCGGGTGAGCTGA
- a CDS encoding ABC transporter permease, with the protein MSVITEDTVRIPPAEPGFFSQLRKILFGRVETAFATCMIGVFILVALFAPVLAPYDPLAQSVLKINRLPSADNWLGTDQFGRDVLSRLIYGSRNSLLFGFISPVLAALFGTTLGVIAGYFGGVVDRLISRVIDLLLAFPELLLAILIAAVLGGGFWNIIAVITVAFIPGFARVARAQTLSIKQEPYVEAAIATGVRTPIIIIRHIIPNIMAPIVALMTLWVASAIRIEASLSFLGIGTRPPNPSWGNIIRDGLNSLFGSPWPIIGAGIAITLVVLSFNLVGDAIRDALDPSTAR; encoded by the coding sequence ATGAGTGTCATTACCGAAGATACCGTTCGCATCCCGCCGGCCGAACCTGGCTTTTTCAGCCAGCTCAGGAAGATCCTGTTCGGCCGCGTGGAGACGGCTTTCGCCACCTGCATGATTGGGGTGTTTATCCTCGTCGCGCTGTTTGCGCCTGTGCTGGCGCCCTATGATCCGCTGGCGCAGTCGGTTCTCAAGATCAACCGGCTGCCGAGTGCCGACAACTGGCTCGGTACCGACCAGTTCGGTCGCGACGTGCTGAGCCGGCTTATTTACGGTTCGCGCAACTCGCTGCTGTTCGGGTTCATCTCGCCAGTGCTGGCCGCGCTGTTCGGCACGACCCTCGGGGTCATCGCCGGCTATTTCGGCGGGGTCGTCGACCGCCTGATCTCCCGCGTCATCGACCTGTTGCTGGCCTTTCCGGAGTTGCTGCTGGCGATCCTGATCGCGGCTGTTCTGGGTGGCGGCTTCTGGAACATCATTGCGGTGATCACCGTGGCCTTCATCCCGGGTTTTGCCCGCGTGGCCCGGGCCCAGACGCTGTCGATCAAGCAGGAGCCCTATGTGGAGGCGGCGATCGCCACGGGTGTGCGCACCCCGATCATCATCATCCGCCACATCATTCCCAATATCATGGCCCCAATCGTGGCGCTGATGACGCTGTGGGTGGCGTCGGCCATCCGCATCGAGGCTTCGCTGAGTTTCCTCGGTATCGGCACCCGGCCGCCCAATCCCAGCTGGGGCAACATCATCCGCGACGGGCTCAACAGCCTCTTCGGTTCGCCCTGGCCGATCATCGGCGCCGGTATTGCCATTACCCTGGTGGTGCTTTCGTTCAACCTTGTCGGCGACGCGATCCGCGATGCGCTCGACCCATCGACTGCACGCTAG
- a CDS encoding ABC transporter ATP-binding protein: MSAMDNTAEQAAPKAAAEPVLSVRDLKTSFLTPKGWVEIVKGISFDIAAEETLAVVGESGSGKSVTALSVMRLLDHEMSRVEGSVKLAGRELLSLGPNEMRNVRGRQIGMIFQEAMTSLNPLQTVGQQIAEVLTIHGLYSGQEAYKEAERLLERVRIPGAASRLKDYPHALSGGMRQRVMIAMALACKPKLLIADEPTTALDVTIQAQILQLIKQLQKEEGMGVLFITHDMGVVAEVADRTVVMLQGKAVESDKTENIFAHAQNPYTRALIAAVPRLGEGNKKGPQHFPILDRATGLVVTGRERPDTVQHTAEPVLRVKNLVKRFDIAGGLFSGPIGRVHAVEDVSFDLKAGETLSLVGESGCGKSTTGRAVMRLIEPQSGEINLGGTDIRALDKERMRDMRRHIQMIFQDPYASLNPRIKIGDAIAEPFLTHKLGTKQQARDKAMDLLERVGLSPEMAGRYPSQFSGGQRQRICIARALSLEPKVIVADESVSALDVSIKAQVVNLMMDLQEQFGLSYLFISHDMAVVERISHQVAVMYLGEIVERGPVASVFGNPQHPYTKRLMAAVPVPDPARRTQVRPVSNDEIKSPIRKVDYVLPKREYREVSPGHIVQVWGDDWKI, translated from the coding sequence ATGAGCGCAATGGACAATACTGCAGAGCAGGCCGCGCCAAAAGCGGCCGCAGAGCCGGTCCTGTCGGTCCGTGATCTCAAGACCTCGTTCCTTACTCCGAAAGGCTGGGTGGAGATCGTCAAGGGGATCAGCTTCGACATTGCGGCGGAGGAAACTCTTGCCGTGGTGGGCGAGAGCGGGTCGGGCAAGTCGGTAACAGCGCTGAGCGTGATGCGGCTCCTCGACCACGAGATGAGCCGGGTCGAGGGCTCGGTGAAACTTGCCGGGCGTGAACTGCTCTCGCTCGGGCCCAATGAAATGCGCAATGTGCGGGGGCGGCAGATCGGCATGATCTTCCAGGAGGCGATGACCAGCCTCAACCCGCTGCAGACCGTGGGCCAGCAGATCGCCGAAGTGCTGACCATCCACGGCCTCTATTCGGGCCAGGAGGCCTATAAGGAGGCCGAGCGACTGCTCGAGCGCGTGCGTATTCCCGGGGCGGCGTCGCGGCTCAAGGATTATCCGCATGCTCTCTCGGGCGGCATGCGCCAGCGCGTCATGATTGCCATGGCGCTGGCCTGCAAGCCCAAGCTTCTTATCGCCGACGAGCCGACGACGGCGCTCGACGTGACCATTCAGGCCCAGATCCTGCAGCTGATCAAGCAGCTGCAGAAGGAGGAGGGCATGGGCGTCCTGTTCATTACCCATGACATGGGTGTGGTGGCCGAGGTCGCCGACCGGACCGTGGTGATGCTGCAGGGCAAGGCGGTTGAGTCCGACAAGACCGAGAACATCTTTGCGCATGCCCAGAACCCCTATACGCGGGCGCTGATCGCGGCGGTGCCGCGGCTCGGCGAAGGCAATAAGAAGGGGCCTCAGCACTTCCCCATTCTCGACCGGGCGACCGGTCTGGTGGTGACCGGCCGCGAGCGACCGGACACGGTCCAACACACGGCCGAGCCGGTGCTGCGGGTGAAGAACCTCGTCAAGCGGTTCGACATTGCAGGTGGGCTGTTCAGCGGTCCGATCGGCCGGGTCCACGCTGTCGAAGATGTCAGCTTCGACCTCAAGGCGGGGGAGACCCTCTCGCTCGTGGGCGAGTCCGGGTGCGGAAAGTCGACCACGGGCCGGGCGGTGATGCGGCTGATCGAGCCACAGAGCGGCGAGATCAATCTGGGCGGCACCGATATCCGCGCGCTGGACAAGGAACGCATGCGCGACATGCGCCGGCATATCCAGATGATCTTCCAGGATCCCTATGCCAGCCTCAACCCGCGCATCAAGATCGGTGATGCCATTGCCGAGCCATTCCTGACCCACAAGCTGGGGACCAAGCAACAGGCGCGCGACAAGGCCATGGACCTGCTAGAGCGGGTGGGGCTCAGCCCGGAAATGGCGGGACGCTATCCCTCACAGTTTTCCGGCGGTCAGCGGCAGCGCATCTGCATTGCCCGGGCGCTCTCGCTGGAACCCAAGGTGATCGTGGCGGACGAAAGCGTCTCGGCGCTCGACGTCTCGATCAAGGCCCAGGTCGTGAACCTGATGATGGATCTGCAGGAACAGTTTGGCCTGTCTTATCTTTTCATCTCGCACGACATGGCGGTGGTGGAGCGCATCAGCCATCAGGTTGCGGTGATGTATCTCGGCGAGATCGTGGAGCGGGGGCCGGTGGCATCCGTCTTCGGGAACCCGCAGCACCCCTATACAAAGCGCCTGATGGCGGCAGTGCCTGTGCCTGATCCGGCACGGCGAACCCAGGTGCGGCCCGTCAGCAATGACGAGATCAAGAGCCCGATCCGCAAGGTGGATTATGTGCTGCCAAAACGAGAGTACCGCGAAGTCTCGCCAGGCCATATCGTGCAGGTCTGGGGCGATGACTGGAAGATCTAG
- a CDS encoding oxidoreductase, which translates to MSFQALVTSKDEAGKVSSRVEMIGDDRLPEGNVTVDVEWAGLNYKDGLCLTGAGGLVRDFPHVAGIDFAGTVAESADSRYKAGDKVLLTGWRVGEAHWGGYAQRARVNADWLVPVPESLSTRDTMVAGTAGLTAMLAVDRLEKLGLTPEAGEVLVTGAAGGVGSIALSLLGKLGYTAVAVSGRPEHAEMLKGLGASEIIARDEFMGQPDKPLESARWAGLIDNVGGKVLAKALKQMKYNGIATAIGNAGGIGLDTNVLPFILRGVTLAGIDSVMQPYANRVPAWNRIAEIFDLGAYDGMVSEIGLEALPAAADQILAGQVRGRTIVKLR; encoded by the coding sequence ATGAGTTTTCAGGCATTGGTCACCAGCAAGGATGAGGCGGGGAAGGTTTCTTCGCGCGTCGAGATGATCGGTGATGACCGCCTGCCCGAGGGCAATGTGACGGTCGATGTGGAATGGGCGGGGCTCAACTACAAGGACGGGCTGTGCCTGACCGGGGCTGGCGGGCTGGTGCGGGATTTTCCGCATGTGGCGGGCATCGACTTTGCCGGGACTGTCGCCGAGAGCGCGGACAGCCGCTACAAGGCGGGCGACAAGGTGCTGTTGACCGGCTGGCGCGTGGGCGAGGCTCATTGGGGCGGCTATGCGCAGCGGGCGCGGGTCAATGCCGACTGGCTGGTCCCGGTGCCGGAAAGCCTTTCGACGCGCGACACCATGGTGGCGGGCACGGCGGGCCTTACTGCAATGCTGGCGGTGGATCGGCTGGAAAAGCTGGGGCTGACGCCGGAAGCCGGCGAAGTGCTGGTGACGGGTGCGGCGGGTGGCGTAGGCTCGATTGCGCTCTCGCTGCTGGGCAAGCTCGGCTACACGGCGGTGGCGGTTTCCGGGCGGCCGGAACATGCCGAAATGCTCAAGGGGCTTGGCGCCAGCGAGATCATCGCGCGCGATGAGTTCATGGGGCAGCCGGACAAGCCGCTGGAATCGGCACGCTGGGCCGGTCTGATCGACAATGTCGGCGGCAAGGTTCTGGCCAAGGCGCTCAAGCAGATGAAGTACAACGGCATCGCCACGGCGATCGGCAATGCCGGCGGTATCGGTCTTGATACAAATGTCCTGCCGTTCATCCTGCGCGGGGTGACGCTTGCGGGCATCGACAGCGTGATGCAGCCCTATGCAAACCGCGTTCCGGCATGGAACCGGATTGCCGAGATATTTGACCTCGGAGCCTATGACGGCATGGTCAGCGAAATCGGGCTTGAGGCGCTGCCGGCTGCTGCCGACCAGATCCTCGCCGGGCAGGTGCGCGGGCGCACCATCGTCAAGCTGCGCTAG